The window CacccccatagatgccatgagcAGAGCACCCCCTTACCATAGACAGCATTACAGAGCACCCCCTTACCATAGACAGCATTACagagcgcccccttcccatagacagcataacagagcgccccctccccataGTCAGCATTACAGAGCACCCCATTCTCATAGACAGCATTACAGAGCGCCCCCATTCTCATAGACAGCATTACAGAGCGCCCCCATTCTCATAGACAGCATTACAGAGCGCCCCCATTCTCATAGACAGCATTACAGAGCGCCCCCTTCTCATAGACAGCATTACAGAGCGCCCCCTTCTCATAGACAGCATTACAGAGCGCCTCTTTACCATAGACAGCATTACAGAGCGCCCCCTTACCATAGACAGCATTACAGAGCACCCCCTTACCATAGACAGCATTACAGAGCGCCCCCTTGTCATAGACAGCATTACAGAGCGCCTCTTTACCATAGACAGCATTAGAGCGCCCCCTTACCATAGACAGCATTACAGAGCACCCCCTTACCATAGACAGCattacagagcgccccctccccatagacagcaTTACAGAGTGCCCCCTTCTCATAGACAGCATTACAGAGCGCCCCCTTCTCATAGACTGCATTACAGAGCGCCCCCTTCTCATACACTGCattacagagcaccccctccccatagactgcattacagagcgccccctccctaGAGAAGGCATGGGCAGAATGCCCcctataaatagcaaaaaaaagtaattaaatgTGGCTGCAGTGCAGTACCAGACTTGGCCACATGGGTCAGTAATAATCATTCCAGCAATATTTTATCCTGAACATGTAGAACAGGTCTGGGGTCCATATTTAGTTGGTCTTTTTTAATGGTCTGGCCTGGGGTCTGTATGCACCCCCATGTTATAGGAGTATGGTGTAGACCAGTCCGTGGTAACTGAACTCCGCCCCCCACAGATCGGACCACCCATCCTTGCTCCTGATGTTGCTGCACGAGACCAGTGCTGGAGACCTCCTGACAGGGGCCGCAGCTCAGGGAGACCTGGCTGAGGTGAAGAGACTGCTGTACCAGGAGAAGATCCATCCGGACTGCCTGAACCGCTTTGGGAAGACCGCCCTGCAGGTGTGTGACCGCTGTGATAATGCCAGCAGCCTGGTGCGGACGTAGACGGGGGGCAGAAGGGTGGACTCctgggggggacatttatcaaatcctgtgtagaggatagagtggtgtagttgcccatagcaaccaatcagatcactttcatttttagaggcctgtgaaaaatgaaagaagcgatctgattggttgctatgggcaactacgctacacaggttttgataaatctcctccctgGAGTTACACATCTTCTCCCCCCACTATATTTTTGGAATGCTGTTATTTATGTCTGATCATTGTTCCATTGACATCAATtagtctgggttcacaccatgtttttgcaatacagttccattttcaatttaaaaaaacgttcggaaccgtattgaaaaccgtatgcattgactctccattgaaaaccgtatgccaaaagatgcatcaggttgtacatcctgtacggttttgtcagttgttttttagtttttttcctgtacccaaaactgcagcctaccacggtttttggtctgggtgaaaaaccgtattgaaacctataggttttttttgttttttttagcatgGGAGTCGATGGGAACAGTTCAGAACCTTATGTGCGTATGGTtctatccagttttcaccatacgtttttttactttgcacagtttttttcttgtaaggcccctttcacactacataattactctgtTTTAGAAGTTCCAtcagaaaatcggcagtaaaacggcagttacaaattgCTATACTGCTCAACTAATTAgccacactcccttgataaagtcaGTGCAGACTGATGAAACGTCAGGGTTGGATGGCCTCTATGTGCGACACAATACATGTCAGCATATACCCTGTATTTGAATCCACAGTACGGTCACAGTGACCACATGCACACAGGGTTATAGCGACCTCACAATTGTAACATATGCTGTGGTTTTAAACTAATGATCATACTCACGATTTTAAGTGATACTAATAAAACATTGAAGTTTTAAAAGTTTATATAGGGGATTTCTAGGTTAGGGTGCACCCCTTTGGGGGGTTACCCATAAAGTTGTTGTttatacaaaatcctatacggccgttaaaaaatcccattatcgTCTATggcatttttctaatagccgtttaaacccgttattaataacggcctttattttgtgacggaagatggtaccgtataagcagagtttttcagcacggttTTTCAGCAcggtttttcgtgctgaaaacgcccccctcggcttatactcgagtgaactctccgcctgtcaatcccttctcagtggtcttccacctttcggacctccagatgttgcaaaactacaactcccagcatgcccatcggctgtccgggcatgctgggggttgtagttttgaaacctctggaggtctgcaggttgaagaccactgcggccttcgtcatcatccagcccccccccttttgttttgtactcacctccccttggctggaagttagggtgagctggtatgggccatctgtgctgcagggaccgtccggtggggagggttagtcgttgcgggctgtccattttcaccggaacgactaaccctccccaccggacgatccctgcaacatagatggcccggaccaactcACCCTAACTTCCGCCAAGGgtaggtgagtacaaaaaaaagggggggggggggggggtttgctggatgatgactaaagccacagtggtcttcaacctgctgacctccagaggttttaaaactacaactcccagcatgctgggatttgtagttttgcaacatctggaggtccacaggttgaagaccactgatgaagggattggcaggcagggatgatgacgggggtctggatgatgacatggggggggtgatgtatttcccatcctaggcttatagtcgagtcaataacttttcctgtttttttggggtgaaattaggggcctcggcttatattcgggtcggcttatactcgagtatatacggtaatgggagatatagttcatgaactatttctcccgttactatcttccttcacaaaataacggccgttatgactaacgggctataacggatataaacggctattagaaaaatcccatagactataatgggattttctaacggccgtataggattttgtaactgccgttttactgtCGATTTTCTGACAGAACTTCGAAAaaggagtaattatgtagtgtgaaaggggccttatttcaatcaaacaagtgaaactttattcataatagaatgaaaagttaaaaacttacttTTCTTTCCTTAAAGCGGATGCAACCGgagataatttttcaaaccgtaaacggataaaaatttgtacacacgttttgatacagtttagtcaggttttgaggaatccgttctttatcaaaaacctgatacgggaactgtattgcaaagacgtggtgtgaacccagcccaaggctgaactgcaataccaaacacaacctgtggacagggggGGGTGCTGTTCATGAAAGAAAGCAGCTATTCTGCTCTTGATGTGGTGTGAACTCATCATTTCACTCCCTTCCCTGTTGTCCTTCAGGTGATGATGTTCGGCAGTACTTCGGTGGCCTCCGAACTTCTGAAGCAGGGCGCCTGCCCAAACATTCAGGACTCGTACGGCATCTCTCCGGCTCATGACGCCGCTCGCACCGGATTCCTGGACACCTTACAGGTCTTGGTTCAATGTGGAGCCGACGTCAACACTCCCGACGCCTCAGGCTCTCTCCCCATTCATCTTGCTCTCCGAGAGGGTCACCTGCCAGTCGTCGCCTACCTCGCCTCACGTTCCAACTTACAGCACCGTGACCGAGAGGGCCGAACTCCCCTGCAACTCGCTTCTCTACTGGATCCCAACCTGGCGGCCATTCTAGAACTGCATAGGTAGAAAAAGGAAATGTATAGGTGTGAGACGGACCAAGAAGAACAAGTGAGCGTCTCATTGCATACTGCGTTATAAGACGCCTCCAGCCTCACTGTATGCATGAGCGCCAATCACGCCTGCCATGTGCCGCCTAAAGGCTCAGTAACAGCGGCCATCTTTATTGGAAACTGGCCGTCACTTCAAATATGGCTTCTCCCTACAAAAAGGCGGTATATATGTCCTATAGATACAAACCTAAAAACTGTACCAGAAACTCTGTGTACAGGAGTACATTTACCTTCATAGAAGTGTATATACTATGTGTATGGCCGGTTATgtgcatttttttatgttaatacTCAGGTATTTAATTACTTGTtttattgaatattttttttgtgtttttttttttatgttctatacttttagattttattttcaatttgttcattttattttgttttttcattttttgtaattttttttacttcattttttcaatttttgttttgttttattgaagtttttttaatttgttacaatttttttttagttttgtttctcttttttttttatttctattttgttTAGTTTATTTTCAgtgttgtcgtttttacccgttCCACATTTCCCTATGCAAGCGCGTTCATCGCAGGTACACTGAGCCGTACGTCTCTCCCTTCGCGTTACATGACTGTAAATAGGTTTTTTGTCGCAGTGCTGTACAGTAATATCCGTAGATCCCGTCCCCCTTCTTCCAGCAGGGAACAGTCAGATTAGAATTTGAGGTAGGCGGATGGGAACAGAAGGAATTTATTTCATTATAATCCTCCTACGAAATGCCAGGATGAGATTCGCTTaggcagaattttttattttttactaaggTCCTAGTTTCTGTAACTCCACCGACGTGGGAGAGCACCCGGCGGGACAATAGGAATTTGTGGGGGCCACATTGTCAAACTTAACCCCTTGTCTGCTGTAGAAAAGGCTGCATAAGTCGCTGATTCATTGTTCCCTATTATTGGCCCATTTTAGGTGTTTTAGTTATGACAGACTAAGTACTAGTTACTagtgatcgaccgatatcgtttttttagggcctatACCGATAATCGttggaggttagggctgatagccggggggcggggcattattggattatcgataatgcccaaaattgtgattattggccgataatatcggccaaaccgacaaTCGGTCTATCCCTACTAGTTTATCTGTCTCATGACAGTCCCCCATTTAGGTCGGGGGGGTTACAGGGTGTCTGAATACAGGCTCTGTACCCTATTGGGGCATATCAATGTTTTAGGGAGGCAATGAGAGTTGCTCCTGTTCTGGCAACATGAACCGTCCTAGTACTGCATGTAATACCACATTTTACCTGTAGTGGCCGCTGCAGGGAAAATGTCTGGCTGGCCACAGCTTcctgtagcaaaatcagctgatcGGCTCTGATCGACTTcattttacctttttaaaaaggaGGTATCTCTTAAAGATGACACCTTTAAAATTGCAGCCATATTGTAGAACTTTCTTTCAGGGCCCCACCTTCCATGTTCCTTTTATAAGACAAGAGTTTTCTTATGTGGTTGAGGGGTCTTTTTAGACCCCCTCAGGCATTCTGGATCAGGTGCAACTGCTGTCTGTATACCGCCTGGCAACAGGGTCTCTAGGACTTCCCCTTAAACCTCCCTACTGTTCCGAAcggtggagccgggagcttgtgacgtcatagctccgccccatcatgatgtcgtgacccgccccctcaatgcaagtctatgcaaggggacgtgacagctgtcacgcgccctcccataaacttgcattgagggggcggggcgtgacgtcatgagggggtggggctatgatatcacgagctcccggatacaccgttcggaacagtttgttccaaacgcttagcagcggagtacccctttgtccAGGAACAGAAGGTCAAAGCTAATTTCTTCaagaaaacagcgccacacctgtgctcaggttgtgtgtggtattgcagctcagttccattaaagttaccacacacgacctgaggacaggtgtggcgctgttttttggaagaaattagctctggttttctttTCTTGGATAATTTAAGGAATATTTTACTGGGATTTTTAGTCGCCATGTTGCCCTGGCTCTTATTGCCAATTTTTTCAGGACCAACCAACAATCTTTATGCATATGGCGGCCTCCCGAGTCTTCCCTCCCAGGTAATGTTGAGGAGAAGAAGGTGCGGCCATGATGAATTTCTAGCCACCACcataggtgtctggcagcagattGCCTTCTTCTCCCCCAGTTGGGAACAAATGCATGCTCCATCGAggtgagcatgcatgtgtatgggggggggatggggataAGCAGCTGTCTTTATGGACTCCCTAAGACAGTGTttaccaaacagtgtgcctcattgtagttttacaacagctggaggcacactgcttggaaaacgcCGTCATCTTAACAATTGCCCATGGTACAGAATATTTTGTATGGTTCTTATAGCCATtatattagtattttttttattttggggagtttttttatttatttttttttaaatatacaaaaatgccccttttttgtgttgtctgcaaaagaagaaaaaaagaacaaaacttttattttatgcaatattataaatcagcttttttttttattatattgttttttaaattttattaaattttttgtgtaATTAAAACCATAGAAACATGGAGGTTTACGTGATAACTTGGTGCAATATTCCGAagtaacattttattatttttattttttttgcaatacatAAATAACAAGAAGGACGGGCTATGGCGGGTTTGGTGTGTGGGCAATACATTTATTACACTTTATTGTGTTTGTATGAATTTAGAtggtttttttatttgttttgtgtgATGACTTCTATTAATTTATTTACCTCATGAATTCTGTGGTTTGAGAttaaagtttgtttgttttttttttgtgttttttccagACTGTAAGCATGTGAATTGCCCGggcacacattacactgtattTAATGTCTTTttattgcgctttttttttttttttgtattaatttaAGATTTGATGAATTTTCAGCCTTAATCTATAGAGTTGtaaaaatatgaatttctgtaTTTATTGAACCCGAGAAGGATTTGTTATTGTGATGATTTTACGTTTTTAACTATTAACTTAATGTTTGTGGACTTGAGTggatttttgtttttgcttttattttttatctttgttacatttgaatgtttttttttttttttttttatttgaattccGTCTGAGTTCTTGTCTGGTTGTTATCAGCATTGCTCGAAGTTTCAGAGATGAATAAAATTATACGGAAAACCCAGGTCCTGGCCTCcctgataatacacagtgatgtcacagtacagggataatatacacagtgatgtcacagtacagggataatatatacagtgatgtcacagtagagggataatatatacagtggggatcaaaagtttgggcacccaaggtaaacctttgtattaatgtgcataaagaagccaaggaaagatggagaaatctccaaaaggcatcaaattacagattagacattcttataatatgtcaacaaaaattagattttatttccatcatttacactttcaaaataacaggaaacaaaaaaatggcgtctgcaaaagttttggcaccctgcagaatttatagcatgcactgccccctttgcacagctgagacctgccagtgtcatggat is drawn from Hyla sarda isolate aHylSar1 chromosome 4, aHylSar1.hap1, whole genome shotgun sequence and contains these coding sequences:
- the CDKN2D gene encoding cyclin-dependent kinase 4 inhibitor D, translated to MLLHETSAGDLLTGAAAQGDLAEVKRLLYQEKIHPDCLNRFGKTALQVMMFGSTSVASELLKQGACPNIQDSYGISPAHDAARTGFLDTLQVLVQCGADVNTPDASGSLPIHLALREGHLPVVAYLASRSNLQHRDREGRTPLQLASLLDPNLAAILELHR